CAAAACCCGCACGAAAAACCCGCTCAGCAGCTTGTATTGTGCCAGCTTCAACTTCCTTGATTTCCTCTATAGTCGCAGCCTTCGGTGCAGACAGCGTAATGCCACCCGGGATTACAAATCCCTTTGGGAAATGGTCTTCAGGTATAGTCAGCTCTTTAGGGCTCGCTGCTATTTTATTCATAGTTTTAGGCATTCCAAGCCGACCAAAACTCGACATTAACTCTATCACAACCGGAGTTTCAAAAGCATGTATAGCTTCCGCCAACTTTTGAAATTTTGGAACGTTTTCTTCAATATCCCAACGCAACCAAGGTGTGGTAGGTGGTGCTTCATCCGCACTACGTGCCGTGGCAGCCGCACTGATAATGATCATACCTGTACCGCCCCGGGCACGCGCCTCGTAGAAAGCGATTGCCTGGTCACTCGGGGCGCCTTCCGCCGTAGGGACAGAAAGCCCCATAGGCCCCATTACAATCCTGTTTTTCAGTTTGACTTTGTTAATCTTGATGGGCTCGAATAGCGGTTTAAACCTGCTCTCAATTTTTGCTGTCATCCTCTTTTGTCTAAAATTTTTAAGCAAAGTTCTCCAAAAAAAAATTCAAACAAATGTTCAAAAAACACTAAAATATGTCTAAAAGCACAATACTCACAAATTCAGGCTAAATGGCTAAATAGACATTGAATATTAGCCAAGTCAGAGAAACGCAACCCTCTTAAACAGGCCAATACAAATAAATACCTGTAAAGTTCAGGATAGGGTTGGTCTGAAAGATCAGTATTGTATAGCTGCGTTATTTCCTGACGGTTCAGATAGATGGCATCAGAAAATAAAAGGCCCTCTTTATCTTTTACTAAAATATTCATTTCAAATTAATCCAAGGTGCCTTCGGGCAACAAATAACTTCATCCTTGAAAAATTTCACAGAGAATAAATTCTTATAAAAATGACGCCAAGTGGAAGTATTGGTCTTCACTTGGCGTCTCCAGTGAACCCGCTGGGACAATGTTCCAACTCTTTGGTGGAGGATTTGAGGAGGTTGGCGACTTTACTTTTCTCTTGATTAGTCTGAATGTACAAAATGCACAAAACATCGGCATTTTTAAGATTCCGGTACACTATCTCATTAGTTACATCATACGGCACAAACACGATTATTATCGCTTGCTTCAGCAGGTACGGAACAACAACGATTGGGCACTGTGGCTACTGTTTATGTTAGAAGCGGTTGCTATAACGGCCGCGGAAAATATCAATACTACAATCGGAATTCGGGAAGTAATGCAACAGTACAAAAAAATATCCGCTCCAACCTTCCTAAGAAACCGCTGGTTGAAAAATTAAGAAGAGAATAAATTCCTATAAAAAATGACGCCAAGTGGAAACATTTGTCTTCACTTGGCGTCTCTTGTGACCCGGATTGGACAATTCTCGAACCGGTTTTATGAAGATTTGAAGAGAATTTATAAACTTAAATTAATTATAACAAATAGATTATAAGATCTCTCCCTCTCTCACTAAAAATGATTTCTTAGTTAAACATGCTTTTTTTCGGCCTTGGTTGGACTATGCATCGGAAAGAGGAGTTGATAAAAACCTGGTCTTACGTCTGGCAGGTGGCGAGTTCGTTAAAAAGAAGGAAGACTTGTTGATTACAGGCAGCACAGGAACGGGCAAGAGTTTTTTGGCCTCTGCCATCGGTCACCAATGTTGCATGCTGGGCTTTAAAGTACTTTATGCCAATGCCACCTGATTGTTCGCACAACTTAAAATGGCGAAAGCAGATGGTTCCTTGATTAAAGAACTGATGAAAATAGAAAAGCAGGATCTGCTTATCCTAGACGACTTTGGTATACAGCCAATGGATGCACAGAGCAGAACGACATTAATAGACATAATAGAAGACCGGCATGGCAAGCGATCCACCATTATCACCTCACAGCTACCCGTAAAACAGAGGTATGACGTGATCGGAGAAAAAACAGTGGCGGATGCCATCCTGAACAGAGTGGTACACCAGGCAGCACGTATAAAACTTAAAGGAGAATCCTTGCGGAGGAAATGGAGCAAAAAGAACAGTGAGGAGCTACCAGCGACCCCTTAGCGGCTCCGTTGCGTTCGGTTCCGCTACGCTCCACCTCACTCCACTGCGCCGCTAAGGCATCAACTTTAATCATAAAGAAGGACATATGTAAATTCATTATTTTTGCCTTGAAAACAGCTACTCTTGAGCTTCTATAAGACGCGTTTTTGAGGGGTCAAGTTCACTGGCATATCCACTATTAACGAACAACGAAAAGAAATTCAAGAATATATCTTATCATTTATAAATGACTGAGAAAAAAAACAACGAACCGGTAGCAGCAGTTTGTTACAGAAAAAAAAGAATAATGGAACATTCAAACAGTGCGAAAACTTCTCTTAGTAAAGAATTTATTTATAATGTGCCGACTGAGCAGGTTTGGCAAGCTTTGACAGATGCCGATAAAATGAGGGTGTGGTATTTTCCTCAACTTAAAAATTTCAAACCTATTGTTGGGTATAAATTTCAATTCAACGATGACGACGCCGAGTATCAAAAAGACTGGATTGTTACTCAGGTTGTTGAAGGAACAAGATTAGCTCATAACTGGGCATATAAAGGTTATCCCGGAAGTTCGGAAGTGATATTCGATATTTTTTCGGAAGGAGACACAACCAGACTAAGAGTTAGGCAAACAGACTTAGACAGTTTTCCCAAAGACTCACATTTCAGTAAAGAACGATTTGAATGGGGCTGGGATAATCTTCTCGGCAGAAATTTGAAACAACTGATTGAAAGTAAATAAAACTTTTAGAAAGACCGGTTAGAAAACAACGAACCACTAACATCGGTTTTGGATATAGCCGGTAAGATATGTTACTTGGTAATTCATTTTCTAAACAAATTCATTCTCGGCAAGGCGGAATACGTTTTCAAACTCAGGTCATCCCCAAGCCGTACCTTTAGCGACAAGTCTCACAAAACGCTTGCACACTTAGGCAAGCCTACCAGCTAAAAAATGGACTTCTCAAGACAATGATTTTGGACTTTTCAAGAAAGCTAAATGAATATATTTTGCTCAACTTTGTAGCTTAAAATAGATACAAGATGGCGTTATTAGAAGATTTAAAATGGCGTTACGCTACAAAAAAAATGAACGGACAGACCGTTCCGCAACAAAAATTAGACTATATACTGGAAGCAGCAAGATTAGCACCTTCCTCTTCCGGATTGCAACAGTATAGGGTTTTTGTCATTAAACAAGGTGAAAAACTTAAACAACTGAACGACTTGGTTTTTAAGAATTTTCCATTTAATCAAAACCAAATTTCAACTTGTTCGGATTTGTTGGTTTGGGCGGCCTTTTCTGAATACACCTTTGAAAGGGTAAAAATGCCACTAAACCAATCGGCTATTGAACGTGGTCTGCCCGAAAACCATTCGGATGAATATATACAAAGGCTTTATACGCATTTCGAATCATTCGATAAAAATTGGCAGGAAAACCATTGCGCCAGGCAAGCCTATTTGTCTTTTGGCATAGCTCTTATGGCTGCTGCCGAGCAAAAGGTAGATACTACGCCAATGGAGGGTTTTGACAAGATAAAAATGGATGAATTTCTTGGGATTGGTGGCGATTCAGGTCTTAAAAGTGTACTGGCAATGCCCATAGGGTACAGAGATGAAGCCAACGATTGGTTGGTAAATCTAAAAAAATGTAGAGTACCCAAAGACGAATTTGTAACCGAAATAATGTAAGCCGATGCAAACAAGAAAATTAGGAAAAAACGGACCGGAAGTTTCTGCTATATCCATAGGAACAAGCTGGGGAATCAACAGTTTATCAGAATGGCATCAGTCTAAAGAACGATTAAGCCAAACTTTGCATCAGGTAATAGACGCAGGAATTAATTTTATCAATACCGCTGATTTTTACGGTTGTGGGATTAGTGAACTTGTGATTGGAGAAGTCATTAAAGAACAAAGAAAAGACGTATTCATCAGCGTTAAAACAGGTGCAGTCATCAACCCGCATGGACATTTTACAGGACTGGACGGAAGTCCAAAAGGGATAAAAAATTATTGCGCCTATTCACTCAAGCGTTTGGGGGTAGATGAGATTGATTTGTACCAACCTTGCCGTGTTGACCCTGAAGTTCCAATTGAGGAAACTGTTGGTGCAATTAAAGATTTGATTGCAGAAGGAAAGGTTAGATATTTAGGACTATCCGAAGCAAATGCGGAGCAATTACAGCGGGCTAATAAAATACATCAGGTTTCTGCATTGGAAATCGAGTATTCATTAGCAACCCGGTTTATTGAAAATGAGATTTTACAAGTCGCAAGAACCCTGGGTACAGCTATCGTTCCATATTCTGTTTTCAGCTATGGTTTACTTACCGGTAAAATGAAATTTCCTTTACCTGAAAATGATTATAAAAATATGTTGCCACGATTTGAAAATGTAAATTTGGAACATAACCTAAAAATGGTAGAACAGCTAAAGGAATTTGCAAAAAGCAAAAATGCAAGTGCCAGCCAAATAGCATTGGCCTGGCTTTTAAATCAAGGTGATGACATTATTCCGATTGTTGGAATGACAAAACCTGAACGGATAACAGAAAATACAGAAGCACTAAAAATTAATTTCACAAACAGTGAGCTTCAACTATTAAATGAAACCTTTAACGAAGGGGCATTTAAAGGAGAACGTTATCCACCGGCCTTTTTGTCTTGGGTTGCTTCTTAAATAAGAACGTCAAAATGAGTTTAGATAAAACATCAGAATATGTAAATGCTGAAATTTCGGGAGAACATTTTATTTCCGAACACATGTTCTTTTATATCAAGAAAGGGGAGACAACGTGTTATGACGGGAATAAAACATTTGTTTTCAAATCGGGAGAGTATGGACTCATCCGAAAAAACCGCCTTGCAAGATACAGCAAGAAAAAAACGATCAATGAGAACGAAACGGTATTTATTCATTTTGATGAAACATTCCTCAAAAGCTTTCAAGAAAAATATAACACTCAAGCAGTCATATTCAAGTCCGAAAACACGTTTATACAATTAAATCTAAATGAGCTGTTGCCTGTTTTTTTTCAATCATTATACCCTTTAATGCATCAAGGAATAATCCGGGAACCTTTTGCATATGTAAAGCGTGAAGAATTGCTTTTGATTCTTTTAGAAAAACAACCTGATTTGGTTGGTTTATTTTTCGATTTTAGCATTCCACAAAAAATCGATATTGAAGAATTTATCAATAAAAATTTCAAATTCAACGTAAGCGTTGAACGCTTTGCTTTTTTGACAGGTCGTAGCTTGTCTGCATTTAAGCGTGATTTTAAAGCCATTTTCAACGACACGCCGAGCCGTTGGTTAGTAAAAAAACGTTTGCAGGAAGCCCATTTTCTTATTGAAAAGAAAAAACAAAAACCGTCGGACATTTATTTGGATTTGGGTTTTGAAACATTATCCCATTTTTCTTATGCCTTCAAAAAGCAATTTGGTGTAACACTAACAGAAATTGCCAGACAAACGAAAGAGACCAGCCGCTAAGAAGGTATTGCCATTTTAAGACACCCTACTACTAATCAAAATTTTCAGACATTTGAAGAATGAATGATGACGATACAAAAAGACTATCCAGACTTGTAGCAATTTTAACAATTTTACAAACAAAACGAATAGTAAATTCTACGAAACTTGCTGAAAAATTTGGTGTAAGTACAAGAACAATTTATAGAGATTTAAAAGCCTTAGAACAGGCAGGTGTTCCTATATTGACAGAAGACGGAAAAGGCTACACTTTGATGGAAGGCTACAAAATTCCACTAATTATGTTTAGCGAAAAACAAGCAAACGCATTGATTATTGCCGAAACAGTTAGTTTTAAAAAACAGGGATAGTTCTTTAATTAAAGATTATGCCGAAGCCATTGATAAAATAAAAGCTGTTTTAAGACAAACTGAAAAAGACAAAGCTAATTTGCTTTCATTAAGAACTAAATTTGCGAAACTTGACAATTATGAAATTAAGAGCAACATTTTATCTTCCTTACAAAATGCACTTACCAATTTCTACCTTGTTAAATTTGAATAAATCAATGCTGAAAACAAAGAGAGTAAAAGAATTGTTGAGCCTTTTGCTTTAATAAGCATAACAGAAGGTTGGTTGATGGTGGCTTTTTGTAGATTAAGAAATGAATTTCGCTATTTTAGGTTGGACAGAATTCAAAACTTACAAATTCAACCAGACAATTTTACACCACATAAAATGACGTTACAAGAATTTTTCGAAAAATTTCACGGTCATTTAAAACCCTTGACATACTATTGTCAAGGGCTCATTTTACTTTTGCATCATAAATAATATAAGCAAATTTAAAATGATAAAAAGTTTTTCAAGAATTAATTGGTTAGCCGTCTTGCTGTCATTAGTGTTTTACTCTTTTTTCGGTTGGCTATGGTTCACTGCATTATTTCCAAATCAATATGCAAGCACATTAGATAAATTAGGAATTATGCCAGCCAAGCCAGACCCTATTTATTTTTATGGGCCAGCATTAGCCATTTTACCCACTATTTTGACAACTGCTTTGTTGATGATAGTGCAAAATATCCACAAAAGAAAAGCTGAAATTGAATTTACCCTGGTTATAGGTTCGGGATTTTTGGTTGCCAATACATTTAATATAGCCATTGATCCAAATATTCCACATCCAATGGCATATGGATTGTTAGTTGGTGCATTTCAATTGATTAGTATATTAGTGTCTTGCCTTATTTTGCAAGCAATGTGTAAGAAATGAGCAAAAAAAAATGAAATAGAACAGTTTTACCCGGAAACCAAATGTATAATCTCGTCATTGTGACCATCGTTCTTACGATGCTGACCACCCTGGGATGGTGGTTACTATAATCTGTTAAAGAGCTGGTGTTGCAAAAATAGTGATTTCTATTTCTTTCTTAGAGATTGTCCTTTTAAATCCATTCTATGGGCTGTATGTACCATCCTGTCAAGTATTGCGTCAGCAACCGTTGATTCTCCTATAACTTCGTACCATTGAGCCACAGGAAGTTGAGAGGCTATAATGGTTGACTTTCTTCCATGTCTGTCTTCTATAATCTCCATAAGGATCATCCTTGCAGTATTGTCCAAGTGCGCTAATCCAAAATCGTCAATAATTAGAAGGTCTTGTTTTTCAATTCTACCTATTTCCTTCGCATATGATCCATCAGCTTTTGTCATTTTGAGTTTGGCGAACAGCTTTTGAGCATTATAATAAAGCGTTCTATAACCCAATTGACATGCCTGATGCCCAAGTGCAGAGGCCAGATAGCTTTTCCCAACACCTGTCGGACCAGTTATTAGTAAGTTTTCTTTTTTGTCAATATAACAGCCATCAGCAAGGTGGAGTACCTGTGTCTTATCTAGTCCCCGATCACCTGTAAAATTTAGTTCTTCAATACTTGCAGCATATCGGAACCTGGCTGATTTCAGGTGGCGAGTGACTTTCTTATGCTCCTTATCTTCCCATTCTGCCTGGATTAATGTGTTAATAAATTCATCATGTGTCAGGTTATGATGTTGACGATTATCCAGCAATGATTGGTATGTTCGTAACATACCGTGCAGCTTTAGCTGCGCCATTTTGTTTAAAATGATGGTACTCATATATTTTATTATTTGTATTCCGAAGCTCCGCGGATGTTATTATGAGCAGGTAGCATTCCATTCGCTGTTGATTCATCCCCAAACGCTATTTGCTCCAGACCTGTCTGTAGTATTCTTTTTATTATCGTGTAATTATATGCTCCATAGTAAGTCGCCCTTTGTACTGCTAATATTAATCTTTGACGACCAACCTTCTTTTCATAACTAAGTATACCAATACAGCTACGATAGGCAGTTTCAGGGTATGTGACTGTTTCCAGAATATGAGTAATATAATCCTGCACTATTGGCGATATGCCTTCAGCCCAACTAATAAATTTATCAGGATTCCATTCACTAACGAACTGATGAGAAGAGGACATGTGATTATGTATGGTTGAGTGCCCATATCGTTTTGAACTCCGCGAGTGATAGGCGATGCGTTCTTTGTTGTAAAAAACAGATACTTGCGTGGGCGAGTAAATGATCTTGACTTTGCACCCAATAAATCTGTAGGGAACACTGTAGTAATGCTTATCTTCTGACAACTGAACATAACCATTTTTCATAACTGTGGCCTCCTTAAACTTTTTAAGTTCGAACCGGGTAATTGGCAGTGGGTTTAACAGGTGACGTTCTTCCTGCTCAAAAAGTACTTTCCTGCTGATAGGCTTCTGTTGGAAAGGTTTATTATTATGTTCATTCAGTAGTTCCAGGATTGCATCATTTAGAGTTTGGATGCTATAAAATACCCGGTTGCGTAATGGTGCAAAGATCCTTGAGTAAGCAATGTTAACTGCTCGTTCCACATGTGCCTTGTCCCTGGGTTTATAACTTCTGGCGGGCAGGACTGTTATTCCATAGTGGTTAGCAAAATCCAAAAAATCAGGATTGACTTCAGGTTCATATTTATCAGCCTTTACAACAGCACTTTTTAGATTGTCCGGTACCAAAGCTTTAGGTACTCCTCCAATAAAAAGCAGTGCGTTTTCTGTTGCCATTATAAAATCTTCTTTCCTCTGCGAAGGAACAGCCTGTACATAAGTAAGCTGACTGTATCCTAAAACAGCAACATATACTTCTACCTCTGTCACCTGGCCGGAGTTGCGATCAACTATTATTAGTTTTTTGCCTGTAAAATCAATGAATAGTTTATCAGCAGGCTGGTGTTCAAAGAAAAGCGTAGCTGACCTGCTTCTTTTCCATTGGCTAAAGTGTGCGCAAAACCGGGAATAACTAAATCCGGAAGGATACTGTTGTTTGTATTCACCCCATAAAATCCATCTCGTCACACCTGTTCTTGATAATTCCTGCTCAAAATATGGGAATAACTCTTCCAGGTTAGCCAGGCGCTCCTGGTCTTCAGGATCCGGATCTTCAAGTAATGCCTCAAGAGCTGTATCTTCCATTTTTAGTAGCACCGCAGCATCTAACCCTTTGATTTCGATAAGGCGTAAATACTTTTTGACTGTATTACGAGCTATCGATACAGCTTTTGCAATCGTTTGAAGTGGAGTGCCTTCATTACGCAACATGATAATTTGCTTCAACTTACTCATGATAATCGTTTTTCCAGCCATGGATCCGCAGTCTTTTGAGGTAAAACTGCAAAGCAAAACGATTATAGGCACCATACCAAAGGGTGGTCAGGATTGCAGGAATGTCAGCATAAATAGCTTACCAGGTGGTCAAGATGGTAAGAATGGCAGTTGCTCATGATACCTCAAGTGGTCAGGATCACAGGAATGATCCTGAATGGACCATTCTTGGGGTGGTCAAAATCACAGGAATACCATTTTATGCTAATGGTCAACATGCCAGGAAGTGATGGTCAGAATGCTGAGAAAGGGTGGTCACAATGCATAGGAATATACAACCAAACAGCATTTTAGAGAATGGTTACAAGAAAATCATTTAACAAAAGATGCTGTTTGGCTTATTTTTTATAAGAAGCATACTGGCAAACCATCAGTAGCCCGGACTGATGCAGTTGACGAAGCCCTTTGTTTTGGTTGGATAGATAGTAAAGGGGAAACGATAGACAAGGATACATTTAGGCAATATTTTTGCAAACGGAAACCAACAAGCACTTGGAGTAAAATCAACAAACAAAAAATTGAAATCTTAGCGGCAAAGGGATTAATGGCAGACGCAGGTTTTAAGGTTATTGATATAGCAAAACAAAATGGCTCCTGGACAATTTTGGACGAAGCAGAAGAACTTACCGTACCGACAGAATTGGAAAAAGCTTTTTGCCGTTTTGAGAACTCAAAAGACTATTTTTTATCGTTAAGTAAAAGCAAGAAAAAGGTTTTACTATATTGGATAGCACTCGCAAAAACAGACATAACACAGCTAAAAAGAATTTTAGAAATT
This Chitinophaga sancti DNA region includes the following protein-coding sequences:
- a CDS encoding SRPBCC domain-containing protein, coding for MTEKKNNEPVAAVCYRKKRIMEHSNSAKTSLSKEFIYNVPTEQVWQALTDADKMRVWYFPQLKNFKPIVGYKFQFNDDDAEYQKDWIVTQVVEGTRLAHNWAYKGYPGSSEVIFDIFSEGDTTRLRVRQTDLDSFPKDSHFSKERFEWGWDNLLGRNLKQLIESK
- a CDS encoding helix-turn-helix transcriptional regulator, which codes for MNDDDTKRLSRLVAILTILQTKRIVNSTKLAEKFGVSTRTIYRDLKALEQAGVPILTEDGKGYTLMEGYKIPLIMFSEKQANALIIAETVSFKKQG
- a CDS encoding YdeI/OmpD-associated family protein gives rise to the protein MADAGFKVIDIAKQNGSWTILDEAEELTVPTELEKAFCRFENSKDYFLSLSKSKKKVLLYWIALAKTDITQLKRILEIAENASQNQLPKQFRPKKNCI
- a CDS encoding WYL domain-containing protein, with product MTEGWLMVAFCRLRNEFRYFRLDRIQNLQIQPDNFTPHKMTLQEFFEKFHGHLKPLTYYCQGLILLLHHK
- a CDS encoding AraC family transcriptional regulator, which gives rise to MSLDKTSEYVNAEISGEHFISEHMFFYIKKGETTCYDGNKTFVFKSGEYGLIRKNRLARYSKKKTINENETVFIHFDETFLKSFQEKYNTQAVIFKSENTFIQLNLNELLPVFFQSLYPLMHQGIIREPFAYVKREELLLILLEKQPDLVGLFFDFSIPQKIDIEEFINKNFKFNVSVERFAFLTGRSLSAFKRDFKAIFNDTPSRWLVKKRLQEAHFLIEKKKQKPSDIYLDLGFETLSHFSYAFKKQFGVTLTEIARQTKETSR
- the istA gene encoding IS21 family transposase; this encodes MSKLKQIIMLRNEGTPLQTIAKAVSIARNTVKKYLRLIEIKGLDAAVLLKMEDTALEALLEDPDPEDQERLANLEELFPYFEQELSRTGVTRWILWGEYKQQYPSGFSYSRFCAHFSQWKRSRSATLFFEHQPADKLFIDFTGKKLIIVDRNSGQVTEVEVYVAVLGYSQLTYVQAVPSQRKEDFIMATENALLFIGGVPKALVPDNLKSAVVKADKYEPEVNPDFLDFANHYGITVLPARSYKPRDKAHVERAVNIAYSRIFAPLRNRVFYSIQTLNDAILELLNEHNNKPFQQKPISRKVLFEQEERHLLNPLPITRFELKKFKEATVMKNGYVQLSEDKHYYSVPYRFIGCKVKIIYSPTQVSVFYNKERIAYHSRSSKRYGHSTIHNHMSSSHQFVSEWNPDKFISWAEGISPIVQDYITHILETVTYPETAYRSCIGILSYEKKVGRQRLILAVQRATYYGAYNYTIIKRILQTGLEQIAFGDESTANGMLPAHNNIRGASEYK
- a CDS encoding DUF1761 domain-containing protein, which translates into the protein MIKSFSRINWLAVLLSLVFYSFFGWLWFTALFPNQYASTLDKLGIMPAKPDPIYFYGPALAILPTILTTALLMIVQNIHKRKAEIEFTLVIGSGFLVANTFNIAIDPNIPHPMAYGLLVGAFQLISILVSCLILQAMCKK
- the istB gene encoding IS21-like element helper ATPase IstB — its product is MSTIILNKMAQLKLHGMLRTYQSLLDNRQHHNLTHDEFINTLIQAEWEDKEHKKVTRHLKSARFRYAASIEELNFTGDRGLDKTQVLHLADGCYIDKKENLLITGPTGVGKSYLASALGHQACQLGYRTLYYNAQKLFAKLKMTKADGSYAKEIGRIEKQDLLIIDDFGLAHLDNTARMILMEIIEDRHGRKSTIIASQLPVAQWYEVIGESTVADAILDRMVHTAHRMDLKGQSLRKK
- a CDS encoding aldo/keto reductase, translated to MQTRKLGKNGPEVSAISIGTSWGINSLSEWHQSKERLSQTLHQVIDAGINFINTADFYGCGISELVIGEVIKEQRKDVFISVKTGAVINPHGHFTGLDGSPKGIKNYCAYSLKRLGVDEIDLYQPCRVDPEVPIEETVGAIKDLIAEGKVRYLGLSEANAEQLQRANKIHQVSALEIEYSLATRFIENEILQVARTLGTAIVPYSVFSYGLLTGKMKFPLPENDYKNMLPRFENVNLEHNLKMVEQLKEFAKSKNASASQIALAWLLNQGDDIIPIVGMTKPERITENTEALKINFTNSELQLLNETFNEGAFKGERYPPAFLSWVAS
- a CDS encoding nitroreductase family protein, with product MALLEDLKWRYATKKMNGQTVPQQKLDYILEAARLAPSSSGLQQYRVFVIKQGEKLKQLNDLVFKNFPFNQNQISTCSDLLVWAAFSEYTFERVKMPLNQSAIERGLPENHSDEYIQRLYTHFESFDKNWQENHCARQAYLSFGIALMAAAEQKVDTTPMEGFDKIKMDEFLGIGGDSGLKSVLAMPIGYRDEANDWLVNLKKCRVPKDEFVTEIM